Part of the Vigna angularis cultivar LongXiaoDou No.4 chromosome 1, ASM1680809v1, whole genome shotgun sequence genome, TAGTTCGGGCTAATATGACTCAAACTTGAATGTGTTGTATAAAAGAAacttataaacttatttaaaaatggGTTAATAGTGACCATCAACCATGAGTCAAATTGatataaatgaaaaactaaagCTGTCAAAACGAGTCACCCGGCCTGACCCGGTCCGGCCCaacacgggttggtcacttagtgagccaacccaacccggctcatttattagtaagttagaaaaattcaaacccagcccgacccaccacgggttggtgggtaaacgggttggctcactaactcacttaattagaatttttttaaaataaaaaaatttacaaactttctataattcaaatctaaacaaatttcactcccaaattttacttccaacatgggtgtttaattaattatgaaaataaaaaatttaaataattttttcaagcaaaaagaaataataaatattttttataaaattaaaattaaattttaataaaattaaattaggtagATGGGGTTGATGGGCCAACCCGATCCACCACGGATTTTAACCCGCATGAACCGGATTGAAAtctaacccgcataaaaaaaatacaattttttcaaacacaaTCCGGCTCGAACCTATGGTGGGTGGGATTGACTCGAGGATTGTGATCCATTTTGACAACTGTAAGAAAAATTACCCTTCGAAGGCAAAATGGTTACATTTTCCGAGGATTCCGATGCTTTTTCTTCGTCCAACTTTTGGGCTTCCCGTGTTAATGGATTTGGTTTGgttttttgagtttgttttaaTGAGCTATATGTTGGTTTTTGTTGATGAAATGAGATCaaggaaatatataaaatgagtAGATATTCCAAATGAAAAAATTTGTATGTTAGTAAAAGTGTGTTTTTTTTGGTATTTATACCTATTAAGgtattgttttattatcttTCAATCCAAATTAAGATAAACTTTTTAGTagattcaattattattattattattttaatatattttggaaatatTGCAACCTGATGAGTGAATTTATTTAagtatgttttatctttaattaagtTGAGAAAGTTATTCAAGATTCGTGAGCAAATGAGCGTCAACCGACCTCCAATCATTTAGTGTGATGATTaactcataaatttaaattcattttaacaCCTTTGTATaccaaatgagaaaaaaaaagtttatccGTAAATGCAtgtgttcttctttcttttgtttttctaggTGTTTACTATGTAAACATGGGAAATGTAATAAACAGAATGGGgaaattaaagaatatttcTTTGACTTCGGAATGCACTTTTAAAATgtgtataaaaaattgaaaaaatgtaatttcattttgtttgatAGCCATGCTTGATAgaaaatagatttaaatttGTGGTGAAATTCACATACAAGAGTATCTTGACAAAATATGCATATATAAATGCATAAATGTTCATTTTGATTCAATTAATCAGAATAAAATTGATCATAATTCATTAAGGGGCACACATTATTTATAATCTTAATTGATTACCTATCTCATAAACGATTATACTATCCCACCcctatttttttatcataaaaatagtAATCCCTTGATTATATCATCATCAtagtaataatagtaaaatatttcttttacttaaacATAAGAGAAAAAGTAGTTATGATTAATGGAtttaactacaaaaaaaaatataactagaacaacatttaatattattatttaaaagcatattCCTATATTAAACTTGATCAttctttaaacataattaaggataatagaaattatttttttactatatagcatcacttataaatattaaatgaactTAATCACCATCGAAAGCACATGAAACTAGGAATGACAACGAGTCGGGTCGGGTACGGATAGTGGCTACTCACAACCCGacccgacaaaaaaaaattcacccgTTACCCGTACGGATacccgcttaaaaaatattcgCAGGTATTTTAAAATCCGCGGATAGCCATggatatccgcggatatccacaaatattttaaaaaaatatattttaataaattattaaaatattttaaataaaattacaaaaaaatatataaaatataatataaattaaattaaatataaatttaaatttaattttaattaaatttaatcttataaaatataaattaatgttaattttaattaaatttttatttttattttttgcgaaGCGTGCACAAaccaatcaatttataataacataaaactatataaatttGACTTCCAGATACTAAGATATTGGTCTTATATTTACTTACATCACTGTAGAAATAAAAATCTTTTGAATCAATGGACACACTAGTTGGTTGCTCAAGGGTGGAACACAACAATGCTTTCTCTGTCTCTGATTCTGTACTATCATTTGTCAGTATTAGAGTTTCAAACCCGTCAATCGTAACCGGTTCTTGTATCTAATTCCAGAAAAAAGGTTCACAAAACAAAGGGATGCAGGAGAAGTTATTTATCAAAAGCTTgtagaagaaagagagaatggACTATGGAATCACATATTAATTCACATACCTTATTGGCTTTGCAGGTACCTTCTTTGGCTGTGTAAGGATAATCATCTTCAGTGGCAATCCCACCATTATCTTTTACCCATTGGAATGACTGAAAGTTCCATCCGTTGTAACAACCTTTACTTGCATCGACACAATCTACGAGTTCTTGCTCGGAAAGGCTAACAAGGTTTCTTGTTGTTATTGCATGTATTGCTTCTATGGCTCCCCTGGCAGAAAATGCTCAACCACTTCCTACGGTTTCACTCTCCACAAGTCATTTTCGAAGAAAAATAGGACaagaataatattaatgttaCTAAGTAATAACTGCTAATATGAGCTGAAGATTAAGCACATACCACACTGCCCTTGGTACTTTACTTCTGTGATGACACCTTTTTTGCTCCAATCCCAGGATTCAGGTGCGTGGTCACAAGAATGTTGTTCCTCCTTCATTTTCTTGTTGACCATGTTGATGGACTGTGACACATCCTTCGGATCTTGCAAGTACTTTTCGCTGAACTCTTCAGGACTAATGTCAGTAAACTTGTTCAACCCCAAACGATGGGAATGGGGTGATTTTCTGTTTGCATTCATGTCCCTGATATAGTTCAAGTTATTCTTGAAAATCTCGAGTCTTCTTGCCTCTTCTTCGTTGTTCCTATAGAGCCGTCCATGCTCCTTCTTCCATAGTTGGAATAGGCAGACACCTGTTCCTGTGTGGTGTACTTGGCTAGGTCAAGGTCCAATATGGAACGATCACTTGAGATCGATGAACCAGAAGAGAGACCCAAGAGGGAGAAAAGAACAAACACAAGAAAAGCCATAACTTGGAGAAATTTTTTTGTGTTGATTAAGGTTGTCTCTTCACTTAAGTACCATCGCGTATATATAATGACTGAAAGTTCCCACTTGGttgattatttttgtctttgatTTAAACTGTTGTGTTCTTTTGATTGTTGTGGGttatattctctttttctttcttcaaaatttgtCTCTTTCTTTAACTTTTGTTCCTCTGATACCAAATTAATTTCCATTAACCACAGGTAGATGACAAAGACCAgataatctttaattattttggaTTATAATTCGGATACTATTCTCTTTcgttatttgaaaaattatctcTTCCTCTGTTTTGTTTACTCATGTAAGAACCCTTAAATTTAATAGAGCAGTGAAAGTCAGGTGGAATGGTGAGGATTTAGAATTTCAGAAAGTGGAGGACATGTGGCTGCAGGACAGTGGACCAATCGTTTTACTGAgggaatatataatttaaaattttaaaagttggttccactttctgcatgcaa contains:
- the LOC108326013 gene encoding LOW QUALITY PROTEIN: P34 probable thiol protease-like (The sequence of the model RefSeq protein was modified relative to this genomic sequence to represent the inferred CDS: inserted 1 base in 1 codon; substituted 1 base at 1 genomic stop codon), giving the protein MAFLVFVLFSLLGLSSGSSISSDRSILDLDLAKYTTQEQVSXLFQLWKKEHGRLYRNNEEEARRLEIFKNNLNYIRDMNANRKSPHSHRLGLNKFTDISPEEFSEKYLQDPKDVSQSINMVNKKMKEEQHSCDHAPESWDWSKKGVITEVKYQGQCGSGXAFSARGAIEAIHAITTRNLVSLSEQELVDCVDASKGCYNGWNFQSFQWVKDNGGIATEDDYPYTAKEGTCKANKIQEPVTIDGFETLILTNDSTESETEKALLCSTLEQPTSVSIDSKDFYFYSDAKVKTSHLELIIETGQSVSKVEMVHFESWTARVDDRDRLVLADC